One region of Quercus lobata isolate SW786 chromosome 2, ValleyOak3.0 Primary Assembly, whole genome shotgun sequence genomic DNA includes:
- the LOC115963628 gene encoding laccase-14-like: MGIKNIGLVLALFLAFLFLDGPFLCMADHHEITFDLEMKPFNKLCNGTINKLVVGDFPGPQINVSRGDTASITVRNNEDYNVTIHWHGLSQRKNPWSDGPEYITQCPIQPKSEFTYEIKFEDEEGTLWWHAHSDWVRATVHGAIVVKPAEGTTYPFDEPADDFVVILGEWYKRDMNSTVIDTLEIGGDPDKSDSYTINGFPGPQDNCPKSAYSIMVIHGKTYLLRIVNAAMNEEMFFGIQDHNITVVGQDGAYIKPIDTSYIMITPGQTMDVLLKADRPFGSYYMVASPFFDSSAPYDANVTSGIVHYGVESAVSPSPSPSPATDNFPVYPSFLPRVKAREAADDFTKRIRFRETPQLPMDVPKEIDERIFITVSVNELPCEKLNSCGAGADGNSRHYASLNNISLLTPTRDILDAYYDNFIANAPSPAPLPFDTDFPAFPPTTFDYTGANLPEPTMLGTKVLMIEYGKNVEIVFQGTNIGNPENHPMHLHGYSFYLVGTGCGNFYTDDPNYHHDYNLVDPPKVNTIGVPKGGWAAIRFKADNPGVWFMHCHLERHASWGMAGVLIVKNGEQEDEKMNSPPSGGMPKC, translated from the exons ATGGGAATAAAGAATATTGGTTTGGTCCTAGCATTATTCCTAGCATTTTTGTTTCTGGATGGGCCGTTTCTTTGCATGGCTGATCACCACGAAATCACCTTTGAT CTGGAGATGAAACCTTTTAACAAGCTGTGTAACGGGACCATCAACAAATTGGTTGTGGGCGACTTCCCTGGCCCACAAATTAATGTCAGCAGAGGCGATACGGCTTCTATTACCGTTAGGAATAACGAAGACTATAATGTTACCATTCACTG GCATGGATTATCGCAACGAAAAAATCCATGGTCAGATGGTCCTGAGTATATTACACAATGTCCTATCCAACCAAAAAGTGAGTTCACTTATGAGATTAAATTTGAGGATGAAGAGGGAACTCTATGGTGGCATGCCCATAGTGACTGGGTACGTGCCACAGTACATGGTGCCATTGTTGTTAAACCTGCTGAGGGAACAACTTATCCATTTGATGAGCCAGCAGACGATTTTGTAGTCATACTCG GGGAATGGTACAAGAGAGACATGAACTCAACGGTCATTGATACCTTGGAAATAGGAGGTGATCCAGACAAATCAGATTCTTACACTATCAATGGTTTTCCAGGACCTCAAGACAACTGCCCCA AAAGTGCATATAGTATTATGGTTATACATGGCAAGACATATCTTCTCCGCATAGTGAATGCGGCGATGAATGAAGAAATGTTCTTTGGAATCCAAGACCACAACATCACGGTGGTGGGTCAAGATGGCGCATACATAAAGCCCATAGACACCAGTTACATCATGATTACCCCAGGACAAACAATGGACGTGTTGCTCAAAGCAGACCGTCCGTTTGGTTCCTATTACATGGTTGCTAGCCCTTTTTTTGATTCATCGGCTCCGTACGATGCAAACGTAACTTCAGGAATTGTGCATTACGGTGTGGAATCAGCTGTGAGTCCTAGTCCTAGTCCTAGTCCTGCAACAGACAACTTCCCTGTCTATCCATCATTCCTTCCTCGTGTCAAAGCTAGGGAAGCCGCAGACGACTTCACAAAAAGAATAAGGTTTCGGGAAACTCCACAACTACCGATGGATGTCCCAAAAGAAATTGATGAAAGAATCTTCATCACAGTTTCTGTAAATGAGTTGCCTTGTGAAAAACTTAATTCCTGTGGAGCTGGGGCAGATGGTAATAGCAGGCACTATGCAAGCTTAAACAACATAAGTTTGCTGACCCCAACAAGGGATATATTGGATGCATACTACGA CAACTTTATCGCCAATGCCCCTTCTCCTGCTCCTCTTCCTTTTGACACTGATTTTCCGGCTTTTCCTCCTACTACTTTTGACTACACAGGAGCTAATCTGCCCGAACCAACCATGTTAGGGACCAAGGTATTGATGATAGAGTATGGTAAAAATGTGGAAATAGTGTTCCAAGGGACTAATATTGGGAATCCAGAGAACCATCCAATGCATCTTCATGGTTATAGCTTCTACTTGGTTGGGACGGGTTGTGGGAACTTTTACACGGACGACCCTAATTACCATCATGATTACAATTTAGTTGATCCACCCAAAGTTAACACAATTGGAGTTCCCAAAGGTGGTTGGGCTGCGATTAGATTTAAAGCTGATAATCCtg GGGTTTGGTTTATGCATTGTCATTTGGAAAGGCACGCCAGTTGGGGTATGGCCGGAGTCCTCATTGTGAAGAATGGAGAACAAGAAGATGAAAAAATGAATAGTCCTCCATCTGGTGGTATGCCTAAATGTTGA